Proteins encoded within one genomic window of Streptomyces kaniharaensis:
- a CDS encoding DUF6126 family protein has product MAEHTTPAPAPKTVDAGKWANRRVGIRLVIYTAGIHAFAGFIMLLFELGGRNR; this is encoded by the coding sequence ATGGCTGAACACACCACCCCCGCTCCCGCCCCCAAGACCGTCGACGCCGGAAAGTGGGCCAACCGCCGCGTCGGCATCCGTCTGGTGATCTACACCGCAGGCATCCACGCCTTCGCCGGCTTCATCATGCTCCTCTTCGAACTCGGCGGCCGTAACCGGTAG
- a CDS encoding cytochrome P450 — protein sequence MTAPEPGTAPGCPVAHGGLPTGVPLTPLHGAAVADDPHGLYARLRARHGPVAPIELEPGVEAWLVLGYAELLELTRNEALFSKDSRRWRVPAEGRLAADSRLLPMTSWRPTLLNLDGAEHQRLRAAVADTLAQIDHRQLRETTEAAANDLIDSWGPDGTADLIAQYARALPLLVFTQLVGLPAEAGPHLVELISHFVDSGAESVRASAEFQAILVDLVRRRRAVPSADLTSWLLAHPAALTDEEAVHHLVVLMVAGNETSINWTGNTLRLLLTDRRFRATLTGGRLTVSDALEEVLWRDPPTQNFPGRWATTDTVLGGQYISAGDMLVLGLAAANADPAVQGAASAAQGSLGGNRAHLAWGAGRHVCPAQHPARIIVETAVETLLHRLPDLQLAVPPGELAWRPSPWSRALLGLPVLYSAFTPPRPPAPERTAWTPPPLPVDFALSPSGSTPSDATSTERTPGSGTPARRSRWSSLAGWWSGR from the coding sequence ATGACCGCCCCCGAGCCGGGGACGGCCCCGGGGTGCCCCGTCGCGCACGGCGGCCTGCCCACGGGGGTTCCGCTGACCCCGCTGCACGGCGCCGCCGTCGCCGACGACCCGCACGGCCTGTACGCCCGGCTGCGCGCCCGCCACGGCCCGGTCGCGCCGATCGAGCTGGAGCCCGGGGTCGAGGCCTGGCTCGTCCTCGGCTACGCCGAACTGCTCGAACTCACCCGCAACGAGGCGCTGTTCTCCAAGGACTCGCGCCGCTGGCGGGTCCCCGCCGAGGGCCGGCTGGCCGCCGACTCCCGGCTGCTGCCGATGACCTCCTGGCGCCCCACCCTGCTCAACCTGGACGGCGCCGAGCACCAGCGGCTGCGCGCCGCCGTCGCCGACACGCTCGCCCAAATCGACCACCGCCAGCTGCGCGAGACCACCGAGGCCGCGGCCAACGATCTCATCGACAGCTGGGGCCCGGACGGCACCGCCGACCTGATCGCCCAGTACGCCCGCGCGCTGCCGCTGCTGGTCTTCACCCAGCTGGTCGGCCTGCCCGCCGAGGCCGGTCCGCACCTCGTCGAGCTGATCAGCCACTTCGTGGACAGCGGCGCCGAATCGGTGCGCGCCAGCGCCGAGTTCCAGGCCATCCTGGTCGACCTCGTCCGCCGCCGCCGGGCCGTCCCCAGCGCCGACCTCACCTCCTGGCTGCTCGCCCACCCGGCCGCGCTGACCGACGAGGAGGCGGTGCACCACCTGGTCGTGCTGATGGTCGCGGGCAACGAGACCAGCATCAACTGGACCGGCAACACGCTGCGGCTGCTGCTCACCGACCGCCGGTTCCGGGCCACCCTCACCGGCGGCCGGCTCACCGTCTCCGACGCGCTGGAGGAGGTGCTCTGGCGCGACCCACCGACGCAGAACTTCCCCGGCCGCTGGGCCACCACCGACACCGTGCTCGGCGGCCAGTACATCAGCGCCGGGGACATGCTGGTGCTCGGCCTGGCCGCCGCCAACGCCGACCCGGCCGTCCAGGGCGCCGCCTCCGCCGCGCAGGGCTCGCTCGGCGGCAACCGCGCCCACCTCGCCTGGGGCGCCGGCCGGCACGTCTGCCCGGCCCAGCACCCGGCCCGGATCATCGTCGAGACCGCCGTCGAGACCCTGCTGCACCGGCTGCCGGACCTCCAACTGGCCGTCCCGCCGGGCGAGCTGGCCTGGCGTCCGTCGCCCTGGTCTCGTGCGCTGCTCGGCCTGCCGGTGCTCTACAGCGCCTTCACCCCGCCCCGTCCGCCAGCCCCCGAGAGGACCGCATGGACACCGCCGCCGCTCCCCGTGGACTTCGCCCTCAGCCCGTCCGGCTCGACCCCTTCGGACGCGACCAGCACAGAGAGAACGCCCGGCTCCGGGACGCCGGCCCGACGGTCCCGGTGGAGCTCCCTGGCGGGGTGGTGGTCTGGGCGATAA
- a CDS encoding STM3941 family protein → MTNEPQPLPPTVYAMTRRTTLLMLLASTAFTVGGVVLLMQHATVKGTIGGALAAPFFGACAVLLVRRLIRNRPDLILDAHGLEHVQLGRIAWTEIAAVRIREMRIKSGVQRFIEVVLHDPAAYLVRAPRVVRATAAANRSLGFGPASIPATTVTARLEDVVAAMHRYHPRLGEHG, encoded by the coding sequence GTGACCAACGAACCACAGCCCCTGCCGCCGACCGTGTACGCGATGACGAGACGCACCACCCTGCTGATGCTGCTCGCCTCGACCGCCTTCACGGTCGGCGGCGTCGTCCTGCTCATGCAACACGCCACCGTCAAGGGGACGATCGGCGGTGCGCTGGCGGCGCCGTTCTTCGGTGCCTGCGCCGTCCTGCTCGTCCGCCGCCTGATCCGCAACCGGCCCGATCTGATCCTCGACGCACACGGTCTGGAACACGTCCAACTCGGCCGCATCGCCTGGACCGAGATCGCCGCCGTCCGGATCCGCGAGATGCGCATCAAGTCCGGCGTCCAGCGGTTCATCGAAGTCGTCCTGCACGACCCCGCCGCCTACCTGGTCCGCGCACCCCGTGTCGTCCGGGCCACCGCCGCCGCCAACCGCAGCCTCGGCTTCGGCCCGGCGAGCATCCCCGCCACGACCGTCACCGCGCGTCTGGAGGACGTCGTCGCCGCGATGCACCGCTACCACCCCCGGCTGGGCGAGCACGGCTGA
- a CDS encoding carboxymuconolactone decarboxylase family protein, with amino-acid sequence MTTARMKNPALVLPDAMKGIQAIYKAMYQGGVSPQILELVHLRASQINGCSACVFAGVEGARKHGETDERLHAVAAWREAPFFTDEERAALALTEAATRIADRSGKAVPDDVWDEAADHFNQEQLSAIILMISLTNFFNRINTTIEEPAGATWN; translated from the coding sequence ATGACCACCGCTCGCATGAAGAACCCCGCCCTGGTCCTGCCGGACGCCATGAAGGGCATCCAGGCCATCTACAAGGCCATGTACCAGGGCGGCGTGTCCCCGCAGATCCTGGAGCTCGTCCACCTGCGGGCCAGCCAGATCAACGGGTGCAGCGCCTGCGTCTTCGCCGGCGTCGAGGGCGCCCGCAAGCACGGCGAGACCGACGAGCGCCTGCACGCCGTCGCCGCCTGGCGCGAGGCCCCGTTCTTCACCGACGAGGAGCGCGCCGCCCTCGCCCTCACCGAGGCCGCCACCCGCATCGCCGACCGCAGCGGCAAGGCCGTCCCGGACGACGTCTGGGACGAGGCCGCCGACCACTTCAACCAGGAGCAGCTCTCCGCGATCATCCTGATGATCAGCCTCACCAACTTCTTCAACCGCATCAACACCACGATCGAGGAGCCCGCCGGCGCCACCTGGAACTGA
- a CDS encoding isocitrate lyase/PEP mutase family protein, producing MTGIQQEKARLLRELHRPGEPLVLANAWDAVSARLVAAAGARAVATASASVAWTLGSPDGGGADREQVLAQTALVVRAVELPVTADLESGYAPTAAGVGETVAALLATGAVGVNLEDEGRPLAEAAERIAAARAAADAAGVPAFVNGRTDVFLHQLGEPEGRLDEAVRRLRAYVEAGADGVFVPGVADPATIAALVEAVPAPLNVLAGPGSPSVPELAKLGVARVSLGPGLAKAAFAAVRRAAEEVYASGTYTALDGGLTYQELNGLFRD from the coding sequence ATGACGGGCATCCAGCAGGAGAAGGCGCGGCTCCTCCGAGAGCTGCACCGCCCCGGCGAGCCGCTGGTGCTCGCCAACGCGTGGGACGCGGTGAGCGCCCGCCTGGTCGCCGCCGCGGGCGCCCGGGCCGTCGCGACCGCCAGCGCGAGCGTCGCGTGGACGCTCGGCAGCCCGGACGGCGGCGGAGCCGACCGCGAGCAGGTGCTGGCGCAGACCGCGCTGGTGGTCCGCGCGGTGGAGCTGCCGGTCACGGCGGACCTGGAGAGCGGCTACGCGCCGACGGCCGCCGGCGTCGGCGAGACGGTGGCCGCGCTGCTGGCCACCGGCGCGGTCGGCGTCAACCTGGAGGACGAGGGCCGCCCGCTCGCCGAGGCGGCCGAGCGGATCGCCGCGGCCCGGGCGGCGGCGGACGCGGCGGGCGTCCCGGCGTTCGTCAACGGGCGCACCGACGTGTTCCTGCACCAACTCGGCGAGCCGGAGGGCCGGCTGGACGAGGCGGTGCGCCGCCTGCGGGCCTACGTCGAGGCGGGCGCGGACGGCGTGTTCGTCCCCGGCGTGGCCGACCCGGCGACGATCGCCGCGCTGGTCGAGGCGGTGCCCGCACCGCTCAACGTGCTGGCCGGGCCCGGCTCCCCGTCCGTCCCGGAGCTGGCGAAGCTCGGCGTCGCCCGGGTCAGCCTCGGCCCGGGCCTCGCGAAGGCGGCGTTCGCCGCGGTGCGCCGGGCCGCCGAGGAGGTGTACGCGAGCGGCACGTACACCGCCCTCGACGGCGGGCTGACCTACCAGGAGCTCAACGGGCTCTTCCGGGACTGA
- the sigJ gene encoding RNA polymerase sigma factor SigJ, with product MGGEFLLAERFEAERPQLRSVAYRMLGSLAEAEDAVQEAWLRLSRSDVSDVRNLGAWLTTVVGRVCLDQLRSRTSRREEPLPEQDGSVRLPDPVVSGLAALDPAQEILVADSVGIALMVVLETLSPAERLAFVLHDLFDVPFDEIAPVLGRTSASTRQLASRARRRVQGVTPAADTDLARKREVVEAFLTASRGGDFDALLTVLDPGVVARSDGGALVPSILRRGAADVASQAITFARFAADARPVLVNGSPGVVSFAEGRPLSVMSFTIRDGRITGLDILTDPERLATLGLTV from the coding sequence ATGGGCGGGGAATTTCTTCTGGCGGAGCGCTTCGAGGCGGAGCGGCCCCAACTGCGCTCGGTGGCCTACCGGATGCTCGGCTCGCTCGCCGAGGCCGAGGACGCCGTCCAGGAGGCGTGGCTGAGGCTGAGCCGCAGCGACGTGAGCGACGTGAGGAACCTCGGGGCGTGGCTGACCACCGTGGTCGGCCGGGTCTGCCTGGACCAGCTGCGCTCGCGCACCTCGCGCCGCGAGGAGCCGCTGCCCGAGCAGGACGGGTCGGTCCGGCTGCCGGACCCGGTCGTCAGCGGGCTGGCCGCGCTCGATCCGGCGCAGGAGATCCTGGTCGCGGACTCGGTCGGGATCGCGCTCATGGTCGTCCTGGAGACGCTCTCACCGGCCGAACGGCTGGCCTTCGTCCTGCACGACCTGTTCGACGTGCCCTTCGACGAGATCGCGCCCGTCCTCGGCCGCACCTCGGCCTCCACCCGGCAGCTGGCCAGCCGCGCCCGGCGCCGCGTCCAGGGCGTCACCCCGGCCGCGGACACCGACCTGGCCCGCAAGCGCGAGGTGGTGGAGGCCTTCCTGACCGCCTCACGCGGCGGCGACTTCGACGCGCTGCTCACCGTCCTCGACCCCGGGGTGGTGGCCCGTTCGGACGGCGGCGCGCTGGTGCCGAGCATCCTGCGGCGCGGCGCGGCCGACGTCGCGTCCCAGGCGATCACGTTCGCCCGCTTCGCGGCCGACGCCCGCCCGGTGCTGGTCAACGGCTCGCCCGGGGTGGTGTCCTTCGCGGAGGGGCGCCCGCTGTCGGTCATGTCCTTCACGATCCGCGACGGCCGCATCACCGGCCTGGACATCCTCACCGACCCGGAGCGGCTGGCGACGCTCGGCCTCACCGTCTGA
- a CDS encoding DUF742 domain-containing protein, with amino-acid sequence MNGPVRPYVITGGRSRSTRAELAVESLVSALPELSELPEHALLNREHRRILGLCRSLLSIAEVAAHLGLPLGVVKVLVGDLWDLGAVQVLPPVPQAERLPTTLLEEVLVGLRQLR; translated from the coding sequence GTGAACGGGCCGGTCCGCCCGTACGTCATCACCGGGGGCCGCAGCCGGTCCACCCGGGCCGAGCTGGCCGTCGAGAGCCTGGTCAGCGCGTTACCGGAGCTGTCCGAGCTCCCGGAGCACGCGCTGCTCAACCGGGAGCACCGGCGGATCCTCGGCCTTTGCCGGAGTCTGCTGTCCATCGCCGAGGTGGCGGCCCATCTGGGGCTGCCGCTCGGCGTCGTCAAGGTGCTGGTCGGCGACCTCTGGGACCTCGGCGCCGTCCAGGTGCTCCCGCCCGTCCCGCAGGCCGAACGCCTGCCCACAACCCTCCTGGAAGAGGTGCTCGTTGGCCTCCGCCAACTCCGCTGA
- a CDS encoding undecaprenyl-diphosphate phosphatase — MSTLTYPEAIGVGLLQGVTELFPVSSLGHSILLPAIIGGRIQQDLDMTAEGSSYLAVLVGLHLATALALVVFFYRDWIRVISGLFTSIRHRRVRTRDEKLAWLLIISTIPVGVAGLALEKALRHALGKPVPAAVFLALNGLVLLGAERLKRGGSGRRRAGHAAPLPEVPGMDPAVASDHRLARLTYRQGAWIGAAQILALFPGISRSGVTMSAGILRGLHHEDAARFSFLLATPVIIAASALKVPELFKPENSAVLGPVVAGSIAAFVAGYVSVRFLTKYFETRSLTPFAIYCFVAGVGSAVYLSV, encoded by the coding sequence ATGTCCACCCTGACCTACCCCGAAGCGATAGGCGTCGGCCTCTTGCAGGGTGTGACGGAACTCTTCCCGGTCTCCAGCCTCGGCCACAGCATCCTGCTGCCGGCGATCATCGGCGGCAGGATCCAGCAGGACCTCGACATGACCGCTGAGGGCTCGTCCTACCTCGCCGTCCTCGTCGGCCTGCACCTGGCCACCGCGCTCGCGCTGGTGGTCTTCTTCTACCGGGACTGGATCCGGGTCATCAGCGGCCTGTTCACCTCGATCCGCCACCGCCGGGTCCGGACGCGGGACGAGAAGCTCGCCTGGCTGCTCATCATCTCCACCATCCCGGTCGGCGTCGCGGGCCTCGCGTTGGAGAAGGCCCTGCGGCACGCGCTCGGCAAGCCCGTCCCCGCCGCGGTCTTCCTCGCGCTCAACGGGCTGGTGCTGCTCGGCGCCGAGCGGCTCAAGCGCGGCGGCTCCGGGCGCCGCCGGGCCGGCCACGCCGCGCCGCTGCCCGAGGTGCCGGGCATGGACCCGGCGGTCGCCTCCGACCACCGGCTCGCCCGGCTGACCTACCGCCAGGGCGCGTGGATCGGCGCGGCCCAGATCCTCGCCCTGTTCCCCGGCATCAGCCGCTCCGGCGTCACGATGAGCGCCGGCATCCTGCGCGGCCTGCACCACGAGGACGCCGCCCGGTTCTCCTTCCTGCTCGCCACCCCGGTGATCATCGCCGCCTCGGCGCTGAAGGTGCCCGAGCTGTTCAAGCCGGAGAACTCCGCCGTCCTCGGCCCGGTCGTGGCGGGCAGCATCGCGGCCTTCGTCGCCGGATACGTCTCGGTGCGCTTCCTCACCAAGTACTTCGAGACCCGCAGCCTGACGCCGTTCGCGATCTACTGCTTCGTCGCCGGCGTCGGCAGCGCGGTCTACCTGTCGGTCTGA
- a CDS encoding GTP-binding protein encodes MASANSAEARSAEAPAGGPSEPQYLPSSVQGAVKILVTGPFGVGKTTLVGSLSEIAPLRTEETMTAASSGVDDLTGRGDKTTTTVALDFGRITLNPRLALYLFGTPGQQRFWPLWEDLSRGALGAIAMVDLRRPDESFEVLGRLEEQRIPFAVAVNTFPDTPGYPEEELRSALDVLPEVPILYCDARDRRQSYDLLIDFVDHLHRMSVLELQG; translated from the coding sequence TTGGCCTCCGCCAACTCCGCTGAAGCCCGCTCCGCCGAAGCCCCCGCCGGGGGGCCGTCCGAACCGCAGTACCTGCCGTCCTCCGTCCAGGGCGCGGTGAAGATCCTGGTCACCGGCCCGTTCGGGGTGGGCAAGACCACGCTGGTCGGCTCGCTCAGCGAGATCGCCCCGCTGCGCACCGAGGAGACCATGACGGCCGCCAGCAGCGGCGTCGACGACCTCACCGGGCGCGGGGACAAGACCACCACCACGGTCGCGCTGGACTTCGGCCGGATCACGCTCAACCCGCGGCTCGCGCTGTACCTGTTCGGCACTCCCGGGCAGCAGCGGTTCTGGCCGCTGTGGGAGGACCTCTCGCGCGGCGCGCTCGGCGCCATCGCCATGGTCGACCTGCGCCGACCGGACGAGAGCTTCGAGGTGCTCGGCCGGCTGGAGGAGCAGCGGATCCCGTTCGCGGTGGCCGTCAACACCTTCCCGGACACGCCGGGTTACCCGGAGGAGGAGCTGCGCTCGGCGCTCGACGTGCTGCCCGAGGTGCCGATCCTCTACTGCGACGCGCGCGACCGCCGCCAGTCGTACGACCTGCTGATCGACTTCGTCGACCACCTGCACCGGATGTCCGTCCTGGAGCTGCAGGGATGA
- a CDS encoding NRDE family protein: protein MSIKPEATVPVLLLSVRDEYLGRRWLPPDHHWPDRPSLIGGLDLAAGGTWLAVDPERRVAACLLNGFGPPAPAETRLSRGELPLVAVREGGIGHLDLTPYDPFHLVLVGPHGARVASWGHGRLTESDLPTGLSVVLNDGLEGLAGSRTTSERIHALMAARADRFRARFAAAPRPEPAGDGPTEAAWGAWLPIVSGDGLALDDDAALIQRRDFGDGRFWGSSSISLLAVGPDRLRYDFGPAPVPAGGDAWRRVPLG, encoded by the coding sequence GTGAGCATCAAGCCGGAGGCGACGGTACCCGTCCTGCTGCTCTCCGTCCGGGACGAGTACCTCGGACGCCGCTGGCTGCCGCCGGACCACCACTGGCCGGACCGGCCGTCCCTGATCGGCGGACTGGACCTCGCCGCGGGCGGCACCTGGCTCGCCGTCGACCCCGAGCGGCGGGTCGCCGCCTGCCTGCTCAACGGCTTCGGCCCGCCCGCCCCCGCCGAGACCCGGCTCTCCCGCGGCGAACTGCCGCTCGTCGCCGTCCGGGAAGGCGGCATCGGCCACCTCGACCTCACCCCGTACGACCCCTTCCACCTCGTCCTGGTCGGGCCGCACGGCGCCCGCGTCGCCAGCTGGGGCCACGGGCGGCTGACCGAGAGCGACCTGCCGACGGGCCTGAGCGTGGTCCTCAACGACGGGCTGGAGGGCCTCGCCGGGAGCCGGACCACCTCCGAGCGGATCCACGCCCTGATGGCCGCCCGCGCCGACCGCTTCCGGGCCCGCTTCGCGGCCGCACCCCGCCCCGAACCGGCCGGCGACGGGCCCACCGAGGCAGCCTGGGGCGCCTGGCTGCCGATCGTCTCCGGGGACGGGCTGGCGCTGGACGACGACGCGGCGCTCATCCAGCGGCGCGACTTCGGCGACGGGCGGTTCTGGGGCTCGTCCTCGATCTCGCTGCTCGCCGTCGGGCCGGACCGGCTGCGCTACGACTTCGGGCCGGCCCCGGTGCCGGCCGGGGGCGACGCGTGGCGGCGGGTGCCGCTCGGCTGA
- a CDS encoding roadblock/LC7 domain-containing protein has protein sequence MTTTPDLGWLLADIVSVPEVQHAVVVSNDGLEIGRSAGIVREDAERLAAACSGLQSLARGVAAGFGGPGSATRQIIVEYGGGYLFIVAAGAGAHLAVVAGEAVDAGLVAYQMQVLVERIGTHLTSPPRVDHAAGGTR, from the coding sequence ATGACCACCACCCCTGATCTCGGCTGGCTGCTCGCCGACATCGTCTCCGTCCCCGAGGTCCAGCACGCCGTCGTCGTCTCCAACGACGGCCTGGAGATCGGCCGCAGCGCGGGCATCGTGCGCGAGGACGCCGAGCGGCTCGCCGCCGCCTGCTCGGGCCTGCAGTCGCTGGCCCGCGGGGTCGCGGCGGGCTTCGGCGGCCCGGGCAGCGCCACCCGGCAGATCATCGTCGAGTACGGCGGCGGCTACCTGTTCATCGTCGCCGCCGGAGCCGGCGCGCACCTGGCCGTGGTGGCCGGCGAGGCGGTCGACGCCGGCCTGGTCGCCTACCAGATGCAGGTCCTGGTCGAGCGGATCGGCACCCACCTCACCAGCCCGCCGCGGGTCGATCACGCGGCGGGGGGCACGCGGTGA
- the pdxR gene encoding MocR-like pyridoxine biosynthesis transcription factor PdxR, translating into MSTSWTTFGGDLHLDLTERRAAGAGLRAALEDALREAVQDGRLGPGTRLPSSRVLGEDLGIARNTVVEAYGQLTAEGWLTSRQGSGTTVAERAAPSAGRQEARPAAEQRAVRHDLTPGRPDVSLFPRSAWLAAARRALAAAPHDALGYGTPLGRIELRQALTHYLARARGVRTDPDHLLICSGVTQGLGLLCAALRERGARALAVEAYGLPPQLAVARTAGLTTVPLPLDEAGARVDRLDARPGAVLLTPAHQFPTGVPLAAERRAAAVRWAREHDGYVIEDDYDGEFRYDRQPLGAMQALDPERVVYAGTAAKSLAPGLRLAWLALPDALVEPVARLKQLADSMSPVLDQLTLAELITSGTYDRHVRRCRLHYRRRRDRLVAALAEHAPHVRVTGIAAGLHAVLQLPPGSTSEADLLARAAAAGLALDGLAWHRAEPAGPAPDAPPALVIGYGTPPEHAFPAALEALCELLHEA; encoded by the coding sequence ATGAGCACCTCCTGGACCACCTTCGGCGGCGACCTGCACCTCGACCTCACCGAACGGCGCGCCGCCGGAGCCGGGCTGCGCGCGGCCCTGGAGGACGCGCTGCGCGAGGCCGTCCAGGACGGACGGCTCGGGCCCGGCACCCGGCTGCCGTCCTCCCGCGTCCTCGGCGAGGACCTCGGGATCGCCCGGAACACCGTCGTCGAGGCGTACGGGCAGCTCACCGCCGAAGGCTGGCTCACCTCCCGCCAGGGCTCCGGCACCACCGTCGCCGAGAGGGCCGCACCGTCGGCCGGACGGCAGGAGGCCCGGCCGGCGGCGGAGCAGCGGGCCGTCCGGCACGACCTGACGCCCGGACGGCCCGACGTCTCGCTCTTCCCCCGCTCCGCCTGGCTCGCCGCAGCCCGCCGGGCCCTCGCCGCCGCGCCGCACGACGCCCTCGGCTACGGCACCCCGCTCGGACGGATCGAACTGCGGCAGGCGCTCACCCACTACCTGGCGCGCGCCCGTGGCGTCCGCACCGACCCCGACCACCTGCTCATCTGCAGCGGCGTCACCCAGGGGCTCGGCCTGCTCTGCGCCGCCCTCCGGGAGCGCGGCGCCCGCGCCCTCGCCGTCGAGGCGTACGGGCTGCCGCCGCAACTGGCCGTCGCCCGCACCGCGGGGCTCACCACCGTGCCGCTCCCGCTCGACGAGGCCGGGGCCCGGGTCGACCGGCTCGACGCCCGCCCCGGCGCCGTCCTGCTCACCCCCGCCCACCAGTTCCCCACCGGCGTACCGCTCGCCGCCGAACGGCGGGCGGCGGCGGTGCGGTGGGCGCGCGAGCACGACGGGTACGTCATCGAGGACGACTACGACGGCGAGTTCCGCTACGACCGGCAGCCGCTCGGCGCGATGCAGGCGCTCGACCCGGAACGCGTGGTGTACGCCGGGACGGCCGCCAAGAGCCTCGCGCCCGGCCTGCGGCTGGCCTGGCTCGCTCTGCCCGACGCGCTGGTGGAGCCGGTGGCCCGGCTGAAGCAGCTCGCCGACAGCATGTCGCCGGTGCTCGACCAGCTCACCCTCGCCGAACTGATCACCTCCGGCACGTACGACCGGCACGTCCGCCGCTGCCGCCTGCACTACCGGCGCCGCCGGGACCGGCTGGTCGCCGCCCTCGCCGAACACGCCCCGCACGTCCGGGTCACCGGCATCGCGGCCGGCCTCCACGCCGTGCTCCAACTGCCGCCCGGCTCCACGTCCGAAGCCGACCTCCTCGCCCGCGCCGCAGCCGCCGGCCTCGCCCTCGACGGCCTCGCCTGGCATCGCGCCGAGCCGGCAGGCCCGGCACCCGACGCGCCACCGGCGCTGGTCATCGGCTACGGCACGCCGCCGGAGCACGCCTTCCCGGCGGCGCTGGAAGCGCTCTGCGAGCTGCTGCACGAGGCGTGA
- a CDS encoding cytochrome P450 family protein, with protein MELPGGVVVWAITHHDALQTLLADPRVGKNPQLWTEFREGRLPEGWPLLGFVTVPGMITADGEDHRRLRGLVSQAFTPRRIAALAPAIEARTVALLDEVAKLDGPFDLRAHFAYPLPMQVIGDLLGLAREQLDELHELSDTLVSSAASPAAAVAARQSLNALLASVVEAKRAEPGDDLTTDLIAAREAGHRLDQQRLSEAELVGTLLLMLVAGHETTLNLITNAVRALLAHPDQLRLVLAGGQPWSAVVEETLRHDSPVGQFPLRYATEDIAVGDVVIRRGEALLASYAAAGRDGGHHPDADRFDITRRPNRHLSLGHGPHFCLGSGLARLEAETALRHLFERFPGLALAEGEEPEPIASFVSNSVRSLRVTV; from the coding sequence GTGGAGCTCCCTGGCGGGGTGGTGGTCTGGGCGATAACCCACCACGACGCCCTGCAGACGCTGCTCGCCGACCCGCGGGTCGGCAAGAACCCGCAGCTGTGGACGGAGTTCCGGGAGGGCCGGCTGCCGGAGGGCTGGCCGCTGCTCGGCTTCGTGACCGTGCCCGGCATGATCACCGCGGACGGCGAGGACCACCGGCGGCTGCGCGGGCTGGTCAGCCAGGCCTTCACACCGCGCCGGATCGCCGCCCTGGCGCCCGCGATCGAGGCCAGGACGGTCGCGCTGCTCGACGAAGTCGCCAAGCTGGACGGCCCGTTCGACCTGCGCGCGCACTTCGCCTACCCGCTGCCGATGCAGGTCATCGGCGACCTGCTCGGCCTCGCGCGGGAGCAGCTGGACGAACTGCACGAGCTGTCCGACACCCTGGTCTCCAGCGCGGCCAGCCCGGCGGCCGCCGTCGCCGCGCGGCAGTCGCTGAACGCGCTGCTGGCGTCCGTCGTCGAGGCCAAGCGGGCCGAGCCCGGCGACGACCTGACCACCGACCTGATCGCCGCCCGCGAGGCCGGCCACCGCCTCGACCAGCAGCGGCTCAGCGAGGCCGAACTGGTCGGCACCCTGCTGCTGATGCTGGTCGCCGGGCACGAGACCACGCTCAACCTGATCACCAACGCCGTCCGGGCCCTGCTCGCCCACCCCGACCAGCTGCGGCTGGTGCTGGCCGGCGGGCAGCCGTGGTCGGCGGTGGTCGAGGAGACCCTGCGCCACGACTCCCCGGTCGGGCAGTTCCCGCTGCGGTACGCGACCGAGGACATCGCGGTCGGGGACGTGGTGATCCGGCGCGGCGAGGCGCTGCTCGCCTCGTACGCGGCGGCCGGGCGCGACGGCGGCCACCACCCGGACGCCGACCGCTTCGACATCACCCGCCGGCCGAACCGGCACCTGTCGCTCGGCCACGGCCCGCACTTCTGCCTCGGCTCCGGGCTGGCCCGGCTGGAGGCGGAGACCGCGCTGCGGCACCTGTTCGAGCGGTTCCCGGGCCTCGCCCTCGCGGAGGGCGAGGAGCCGGAGCCGATCGCCTCGTTCGTCAGCAACAGCGTGCGGAGCCTGCGGGTGACGGTCTGA
- a CDS encoding carboxymuconolactone decarboxylase family protein gives MTTTNDTVAAAGTADAPVPAPARRLSVPELASDYYQAMVAVDRASRTGLDPKLAELVKVHASMINGCAFCIDMHATDAAKNGEQDHRLLSLPAWRETPWFTAKERAALALTESVTLLTQGHVPDAVYDEAAAHFEEAELAQLIALIATINAWNRIGVTSRLSPAAR, from the coding sequence ATGACGACGACGAACGACACCGTGGCCGCGGCCGGGACCGCGGACGCCCCCGTGCCCGCCCCCGCGAGGCGGCTTTCCGTCCCGGAGCTCGCCTCCGACTACTACCAGGCCATGGTCGCCGTGGATCGCGCCTCACGGACCGGCCTCGACCCGAAGCTCGCCGAGCTGGTCAAGGTCCACGCCTCGATGATCAACGGCTGCGCCTTCTGCATCGACATGCACGCCACCGACGCCGCGAAGAACGGCGAGCAGGACCACCGCCTGCTCTCCCTCCCGGCCTGGCGCGAGACCCCGTGGTTCACCGCGAAGGAGCGGGCCGCGCTCGCGCTCACCGAGTCCGTCACCCTGCTGACCCAGGGCCACGTGCCGGACGCCGTGTACGACGAGGCCGCCGCCCACTTCGAGGAGGCGGAGCTGGCCCAGCTGATCGCGCTCATCGCCACCATCAACGCCTGGAACCGCATCGGCGTCACCTCCCGGCTCAGCCCGGCCGCCAGGTAG